Genomic window (Magnolia sinica isolate HGM2019 chromosome 10, MsV1, whole genome shotgun sequence):
AtcaggtaaatgaggtgccttggtgaccttaactCTTGACCTAAAACAACCTTAGACCTCTAGATAATCTAAACTTAATAGGAATACCAAATTGATCGTCCCTTAactttagaaaataaaatgaaatatgataaataaggctagaagaggtgcgaAGTTGCTATGAAAAAGATAGCCCAAAATAGCAATTTTCGATAGCTATTCAATGGCATCAAGCTACCATCGAAGggccttcaatgacatcaatcGAGAGTCAGAACTATCTAGTAATGAAATCATATTTGTTATGATTTCCTTGATGGCATCGAGgctactttcgatgacatcgaaggttaagTTCGATTGCATTAAAggactcctcgatgacatcgaaggccgaTCTTTAAATTTTATCTTATATTGTGAACTTTTGAATGTGTGGCCATTTTGTTCTAGGGTCATGTCCGTAATCGCTTGATTATAtttatgtgtgtgtgcatgtgtggaaTGTCTGATTACTTTATTCATCAAGCTTCTTTTAAAAGTTTTTGGTCAAATTGTATTTGGTCagccatacatttttttttaaaaaaataatcctaaACTATAGGATGCCCTTATACACGGGCTTTCAGACCATCTTATCAGCCTTTTTTTACTCTTATTATATTTCCCGAGTGTATGGGGTGTGGACGGCTGATGCATTTAGCCTTTAAACCTTTTGAACTTTCTAGGACATAGCCTAAGGGGTTTCTTGACAGTCTCTCCTTGAGTCCATTTTCTTTATCTCTTTAAAAAGATAATCAGTCACGAGAAAAAGAGGTTGTTTTTCTGTATTGGATCTTGATCGACCTCTTGTCTTTTACTCTCAGCAACGCTATTCTTATGTATGTGCCTTTTCTTCGATTTTGACAACCCTTACCCAAGAGGAGGTTATCAAGGTTGGTCATGAGAATTGTTCTGCAATCTGTCATTGATGACATCCATGATTTTTGAGACAAACTCAGCATATTGTTGATCCCTTTGGACCTGGACTCACTATTATTGTGGTTGATATTCCCTTCCTTCTGGCTACAGGAAGCCTCCAGCTAGGACAAACAGGTCCTAGAGTCACATTGTTCATGCTTTTGAAAAGTGTAAGCGTCCGCCTACTGCATACGTCTCAGAAATAGCAATTGCTCCCTCATATACTTGATTGGTTGTTGCTGCATGTTTGTCATTGGGAGATCATCATAGGGCCTTTGCTTTGGCCAAACCACCCAATGAGTGGATACAGTCAATTGGGAGGGCTAACCTTCTTCTTGTTAGGCCAAAATCTAGTGATGTTGTCATGACGTGAGACAGGTGACCATAGATGGCGTCCCCCACGGTATGAAGAAAAACTCTATCCTTAAAATGTCCTAATCTTCGCCTGGGGATGAACCCACTGTGGTGCTTGGCATTCCCTCCAACCCTTCCTTTTTTAGCATTCCCGACATACAAAGGTTAGAGAATTGTCTTCAGGCTGATCAGATTAAGTGAAGCTTCAAAGTCTTGGTAGACTATGTGAACTTTCCCCTTATCTTGCTTAGAAGGCGGACTCCTGCTCAGGTCGAATTTAGTATTTCCAATGGAAGGACTGACTGAACTGTAGGCTTTTTGATCATGTCGATCGTTGATACTCTGAAAGTGACCTTGGTGGAAGAAAGTATTTCTTATGTCTTAGTCTATGGAATACGTGCGCACCCAACCAAGCTGCCCTGCTTGGACGTGTAATGGAGTGGTTCTATCTATTTTTTTAGGGCATGGTTGAGCACTACAACATCCACCTAAACGATGTTGACATCGACTGTTTCCTTGATCTATAGGAGTGTTGACCTCCATCACGTATTTCTCCATTTTAGGGAAATTGAGTAATCCCTTTTCAATGTTCTCTTGTACTTGGTTTCTGAATACAACGTAATTTTTAGTTGAGTGTCACATAGTGccatgccatttacaatattcTCCTTTCTCAGTTCCTCAGCTGAGAAAAATTTGTGGTTAGTAGGAAGCCTAACAAACTTGTATTTCAAAAAAGTATCAAATATTTCCTTAGCATGAAAAATGTCAAACGTATGAAGCTTATCGGCGTCAAGGGTACCCTTCCTCGGCTTActgtggtcggtgctttgtatTTTGTCCTTCTTAGGGTCGGGCACTCGCATGACCATGTACTGACTATCATGAACAAGGCCACCTCGAAGAAGGCATCATATTCTTCATCCAGTCGTGAGAGTATTACATCTACTACAACATGATTGTAGTTAAGGTCTCTGTAATAAGTTCCCTTGGATGAAGTCATCCATCATAATTCCTCCTGGAGGATTCGCTCGTATTTAGTGGCCTTGATTGACACCTTGAACAAGTCTCTAAAGTAAGCCCCTTTGAACTTCTTTCGAAGCTCAAAAAGTATTCCTTTTAGGGCCAACCTAACAAACTCGACTTCAGGTAGGGTGACTGGGCAACGGTTCCTAACACCATTAAAGCGGGTGATAAATTGTTTAGCCAACTCATATGGTGattgtgtaacatcctgaattttcactattttagatttcaaaattcctcaaaaaaatttcactataattaacttatgttgtcacTTATTGATCTTTAACACTCAATCTTAACCTATATACAAGTGTTACCAATAAAGAACTGCACGAATTTAATTAATTAACTGTAAGAAGCTAGAGGACCTTTTCGAttacttaaacctcaagtctggCCTTGTAATTTATTTATCAAGGCTCAAGTCTAACCGACTTATTACTGACTAATCAAGATAGCCATAACAAAATAAAGATATACCTAAAGTCGAGACAACTAGAAGCCGGATCttgattaacaaaccaaactgacctaGTTACTCTTTTACCCTAAAAATCAACGGTTTAAGGTGATTAGGATCTAATCATCATTTTTGCAAATGATGAATAGGTCACaatatgaacttagctaatccaaaccataatcattgtgcataagaaatctcgctacccaaTTTATTTTAAACATACCTTTTTTATTAGAACAAGTTCTAGaccactcattagtgggccataaaaCTTAaaactatagaaagacattcgtcttagtgggcttcaCATCTATCGCAAGACATCAAGATGAGATTGTGTCTTGAATCGTTTAACTTTGACTCGTGAGACCAGTGCATGAGATGTCTCGAATCTTTATTCAATCTTAGCAAAAATTGTGGCTTTCaaacatatatttaaatcataacTAAATTTAAGGTATCAATATAAGTTAATAtcatacacatatccatatagctGCGACCCCGATCGACGATCGGTAACCTTCAAATTGACTTCTGATCATGCCTATcgattgacacatccaaatgacgggccgatcacatccatacatatatcatcattagggccaattatCTTATGGTTTATATTGACCTGTATGTCTCCTGATGGGCCCTAAAGGCTAGAAATAACATCCCATAGGGTTATAATATCAAATACTTAGtctttggggccatttgcaccacttctggtactatataaagcccttatttgggcaccccctcatctcatacgaatttcatgccctagcttgggtgtgagagagaaagagagaggggagagatagagagagagagagagagagagagagagagagagagagagagagagagagtgatggtgaTCTTGGTGTTTGTAGATTAGTATTTTTTCAATCAAACACTTGGTTACTACCAAACCTCCGTCGAATCCACCCCTACCAAGAATCGGAGGTAAGAATTATACATTACCCTTTAATTCAGCAACCTAGTATAGATTTTTAGCTATTAATGgtgttttcttaattttgatttaggaatttgTGATTTGCTGTTAAAAAAATTTTAACTCTAAATGCAATTAGATCGCATGAAACCCTCTATAGTGCGGACCATCAAGGCCGAGGAAATGCGTTTCAACTGATTTGTAACTTACTAGAACTTTATGGCGAGTAACCAAGACCAAGTTGAATGGGTTGCGGTGTTATTGATCCGTTGATCTATCCCTTTGGGCTTTTTAGGACCTTACATGCAGCTCAGCTCTATCATAATGTTACACACTTGACCACTCTGAAAACATTAACAATCATGAAAGGAAACAGATCAATAGACCATCTGATCAACTGATCCGACGTATTGGATGTCTCTAATACCTACCCTGAGCGTATACCTACTCATCTTGTGCAACATTTCCATGGTATCaagcccaaaaaataataataataataataataataataataataagaaaaagaaaaaaaaaaacccatttgaTCAAAGTTTATACTAAAGTCAAGAATAGTTTTGATCCCATCTAGGATGGGGTGTCTATGCATAGCCTGTGAAATGTGGATGTTGCGGGCTACTGACGGTTctctgtggccccacaatgatgtatatcttttagtaccgttcatccatttgccagctcattttaaggcgtgagcccaaaaatgaggctgacccAAATCTCACGTgtatcacaccacatgaaatagggTGATTGAACAGCCACTATTGAGAACTGGTCCGGgtccacaaagttttggatcaagctatatatatttgtgttttctcttgattcaggtctttgcgacctaatcaacaggtggatggcaaataaacattacagtgctcTCTAAGACGTATTACCACTTGAAATAGGGTAATTGAACAGCCACCATTGAGAACTTGTCCGgctccacaaaagttttggatcaagctatattcgtgttttcccttgatTTAGGTCTTtgcgacctaatcaacaggtgggatggcaaataaacattacagtgctcTACAGTGCTCTCTAAGAAGTATCACCACATGAAATAGGGTGATTGAACAGCCACCATTGAGAACTTGTCCGGGTCCACAAAAATTATGGATCgagctatatttgtgtttttccctgaTTCACGTCTTTGcaacctaatcaacaggtggtatggcaaataaacattgcagtacTCCCTAAGAAGTATTACCACATGGAATAGGGTGACTGAACAGCCACCATTGAGAACTTGtctgggtccacaaaagttttcgatcaagctatatttgtgttttcccttgattCAGGTCTCTTCGACCTATAATCAACTGGTggtatggcaaataaatattacagtgctCTCTAAAAAGTATTAATGATGGgcatcaatcaccattgtttttctTTCGTGTGGCtaacctgagatttagatctgccctatttttgggatcatgccctaaaataatgatctaaaatggatggacagcgtgcacaaatacatacatcatggtgggcctatagagCACGGCCGTCTAGTAACAACATCTCTATTGGAAGTGTCCATAAGCAATCCGCATCCGTAAAATGTGTtttggacttaatggacagttaaCATCGATTGAATGAACCGTCCAACTGAACCGATACAACTGGGAGCACTGTAACTCACTGTTCTGAgtgcactggagcatttctcttatACTATACATACAATTTATGTATTTATATATGCTTTTTCGGTAACACAAATGTActcttatttaattatttaatgcTCAGTCAAGTCGACTAGAGACTCGTATTCGAGtctttgagttgactcagctggactctaagtcgagtcgagttctcATTTTTTTGAACTATTGTCAGGATAACCAACCATCTACATTCAACATGTAATATGGAGAATTCCACTGGCGAATTGAAGGTTAGATGAACACGccagatctcacacacatgtgtAACATGTCAGCATGTCAGGCGTTATGACTGCAAATAGCATTCCCAgtggtaaaaataaaataaaaatgaggaagaGAACTCAGCTTACCTGGAGTAGGAATGCGGTGCACTGCAGGAAAGACATGAACAAGGTACACGACCGTCGACGGCATAACGAGGTTCTTCAGGGTCCACACAAGCGCATCGACGCTTGAACTGTTCATCCCGACTGCGACGTAGACGTTGTCGTCCATCACTCCCTCCACCTGCGTCGGAGTCCCATACCAGGTCTCCGATGGTTCATTTGGATTCTCTTCTTCTATTTCGCTATTCGTGCGTGTGCTATGGCTAGTAGCAGTGCCAAATTCTGTGCTTGAAccatcatgggagtgggccacacccatgtcTTCGTCACCGTCGGATCTTGACCCAGCTCTTACCGGATGAAATCTACGGCCACGATCTTAGAAACTCTCTTCCAGGACGGGCTTATTACTTTGGTCAGATGTATTGCAATTTGCAAGGAAAAGATTACAAATAGAGAGGAAAAAAGCGAGGGATCTTCCTTGGGTTGAGGGCAACCCTGACGACCAAGAATAACTTGAAGGCGTATTTTACAGTTCTTTTTTAATAAGTGGGGTCCATttttcagtgatctaaaccgttgatattatGAACCCTAGCACATTGAAAATCTACCATGTCGAGAGATCATAGGAGGCCGACACAGAAACGGTTAGGAAAGAAGATTTGTGCTTTCATTGTTCAATGAATGAAAGGACGAATTTCCTACAGCTGGGATTTTCAAATCTAGTGGAACTTTTATCATGGGCTACAGATGATGGGTCCTCCATCAtgtcaacggtttagatcaatgaACCTTGGGCCTTGCTTGGATAAACTGATGGTTCGAACGTGTACAATATTCAGTGGGAGCATTGCATGATATTTGATCCTGTATTTCTTTATGGTCAAATTCATTGGGGAAGCAgaggtgtacctcacaccagctatgtacctgctgtattaacgtcagcaagttctggaaGTCTAAaaacgaggtatgtgttatattcaaactgtccatgTATTCGGTGAGATCGTCTTaatgagacgaaaaataaggcagacctatctatcaagtagactacaccgAAAAAAGCAGTGgcagattaaacgtctaccattgaaacccattttagggttatagaagttttggattaatatgaaaaaaaaaatttccacttcattcaggtctttatgaccttatgaacagattggatggaaaataaacgtcatcgTGGGCCCTACagattttttaacgatgaaaatcattatctccgctgctatttgtggtgtggtccagatgatctttggatatgattcatttttcggataatgctctaaaatgatctctaaaaatagatgaatggtgtagatataataaatacatcactgtggggcccatgtaactttgatctcctttgaaccgtttatacaactcggagatcgaggagcatcagtgctcgtcttcgcacgacacgtacccacagcagctagctgctgtgtggtacaccagccaatccgcttcctgcaaTTGGGGGGACGGagatgtacacgtggcatacatgattAGATCAGAACCTTGCTGGGAAAATCCTCTTCATTTTTCGTAGCAAATAGACGGACACTTGAAGACAAAAGTCAACAATAATCCGGGACAAAAGGTCTATTTATTAGATGGGTAGGATATTTTATTAGGATTTCCACGGAAATATTCGCCCTAGGTCTAGACCATTTAATAAATAATGCCTAGAATAATCCGAGGAGAAACTACCCAAGCACTCCCGATGAATTTTTGGGTTGTGGTTCAGTCAGATGCAGCATAGATTCGTCAATGAACAGCCAGTATTTGGCTCGTATTTGGTTAAACGTTGTTGATGATCAAATCTGGTTGATCTTGCCTCACTTCTTATGAGTGGAGTTGTTGagtggcctgtttgattttcctgctcaggtgtaattaccatgtaaatgggtaataattatttacctaggtaattaccacatctttcctaATGCTGTGACaatttacttttttaacactttaatcgagaaatttacaacatcaatatggggcctatcgtgatg
Coding sequences:
- the LOC131257402 gene encoding U-box domain-containing protein 37-like, coding for MGVAHSHDGSSTEFGTATSHSTRTNSEIEEENPNEPSETWYGTPTQVEGVMDDNVYVAVGMNSSSVDALVWTLKNLVMPSTVVYLVHVFPAVHRIPTPVGKFPRNQVAPARVESYLSQEREKKRAMLQKFLNLCAAFKVKVDTVLIESNFTEKAILRLIPVENIGKLVLGTSNIRYVHLQIIVSTF